In Leptospira limi, a single genomic region encodes these proteins:
- a CDS encoding phasin-related domain-containing protein: MEKLVMDVVNAGIALFRSGEEKLRTAVVDLEKVYNELKSKGELDKSAETQKIRDLLSKTIADAQGALGKTNASYDEIVAKLQANYQSIYQQIDTAIPPQVKEKLKQTLDELKVLIDKAKSK; this comes from the coding sequence ATGGAAAAATTGGTTATGGATGTCGTAAACGCTGGAATCGCATTGTTTCGTTCCGGTGAAGAAAAGTTAAGAACTGCAGTTGTGGATTTAGAAAAAGTTTACAATGAGTTAAAATCAAAAGGGGAACTTGATAAATCAGCGGAAACTCAAAAAATCCGTGATCTATTGAGCAAAACCATTGCTGATGCACAAGGTGCACTTGGAAAAACTAACGCAAGTTATGATGAAATTGTAGCAAAATTACAAGCAAACTACCAATCAATTTACCAACAAATTGATACTGCAATCCCTCCTCAAGTGAAAGAGAAATTGAAACAAACGTTAGATGAACTAAAGGTTCTCATCGACAAAGCAAAATCAAAATAG
- a CDS encoding bifunctional nuclease family protein, giving the protein MEFYEVKISDISLTNVGFAVFLRPKDSEDKRVVPIFIGPLETHSITTVIDGTKPPRPMTHDLMLYMLTSLGATVLKITIEEIVDSTFYAKIQLRRDEEIITLDARPSDSIALALRANAPIFIAKSVLDETGIIMKEDEIQGENISSEKKIQALPKSNLQILEETLENALKTEDYETAAKIRDQIKKLIENS; this is encoded by the coding sequence ATGGAGTTTTATGAAGTAAAAATTTCTGATATCAGCCTGACCAATGTTGGTTTTGCCGTTTTCCTGCGCCCAAAGGATTCGGAAGACAAACGTGTGGTTCCAATTTTCATTGGACCTCTCGAAACCCATTCCATCACCACAGTCATTGATGGCACAAAACCACCACGACCTATGACTCATGATTTGATGTTGTACATGTTAACTTCACTTGGTGCCACTGTTCTGAAAATTACAATCGAAGAGATTGTGGACAGTACGTTTTATGCAAAAATCCAGCTGCGCCGCGATGAGGAAATTATCACTTTGGATGCAAGGCCTTCTGATTCAATTGCCCTTGCCCTACGTGCCAATGCACCAATCTTTATCGCAAAATCTGTGTTAGATGAAACAGGGATCATCATGAAAGAAGATGAAATCCAAGGCGAAAACATCTCTTCTGAGAAAAAAATCCAAGCCCTTCCCAAATCCAACCTTCAAATTTTAGAAGAGACTTTGGAAAATGCTCTAAAAACTGAAGATTACGAAACCGCAGCAAAAATCCGCGACCAAATCAAAAAACTCATCGAAAACAGTTGA
- the hemW gene encoding radical SAM family heme chaperone HemW: MKQTTNETIWQVRNSFLGIYVHFPYCFKKCDYCDFYSEGIGSGPANDESSLFTSYQKEVLERISHFPNLKNKTIDTVFFGGGTPSKATTKLWENFLHFLRSEFEFAKDTEISIEVNPEDLSPNLLDEYARIGINRVNVGVQTRNPIGLEFLGRHYDKEKYDSLRITLTNSPIKRVGIDLMYGIPGLQESDFFSDLTYFLEAGLPHLSLYSLTLEKGTQYSRDVKDHKKTEPEERIQSEILLTLPELMGKNGYRWYEVSNYAKPGFESKHNVKYWTYEPYLGIGPGAHGFIEGSRYGNPRNANLYQNKTPKNQYEVATPNAELALTLFRLFSPFQYLDFIQTYLDAPSQIHYIQTIHKWEKQGLCSLSDGVFQWEKEALLLLDDLILEITN, encoded by the coding sequence ATGAAACAAACAACAAATGAAACCATCTGGCAAGTCAGAAATTCCTTTTTAGGGATCTATGTACATTTCCCCTATTGTTTCAAAAAATGTGATTATTGTGATTTTTATTCAGAAGGAATTGGAAGTGGACCAGCTAACGACGAATCATCGCTATTTACTTCCTACCAAAAAGAAGTTTTAGAACGAATTTCCCATTTTCCAAACCTAAAAAACAAAACCATTGATACTGTTTTTTTCGGTGGTGGTACTCCATCGAAGGCCACAACAAAACTTTGGGAAAACTTCCTCCACTTCCTTCGCTCCGAATTTGAGTTTGCCAAAGACACAGAAATCTCGATCGAAGTAAACCCAGAAGACCTTAGTCCAAACTTACTCGATGAGTATGCAAGGATTGGGATTAACCGTGTGAATGTAGGTGTACAAACACGAAATCCAATCGGTTTGGAATTTTTAGGAAGGCATTATGACAAAGAAAAATATGACTCTCTTCGTATTACATTAACAAATTCTCCCATCAAACGTGTGGGAATTGATTTGATGTATGGAATTCCTGGTTTACAAGAGTCTGATTTTTTTTCTGACTTAACGTATTTTTTGGAAGCGGGTTTACCCCATTTGAGTTTGTATTCTCTCACTTTGGAAAAAGGGACTCAGTATTCACGAGATGTAAAGGATCATAAAAAAACAGAACCCGAAGAAAGGATCCAATCGGAAATTTTACTCACCTTACCAGAGTTAATGGGTAAAAATGGGTACAGATGGTATGAAGTTTCCAATTATGCCAAACCAGGTTTTGAATCCAAACACAACGTTAAGTATTGGACCTATGAACCTTATCTTGGCATCGGACCTGGCGCCCATGGTTTCATCGAAGGTTCTCGTTATGGGAATCCAAGAAATGCAAACCTCTACCAAAATAAAACACCGAAAAATCAATACGAAGTGGCAACTCCCAATGCGGAACTTGCTCTCACCCTTTTTCGGTTATTTTCTCCGTTTCAGTATTTAGATTTTATACAAACTTATTTAGATGCCCCAAGCCAAATACATTACATCCAAACCATTCATAAATGGGAAAAACAAGGACTTTGTTCCCTCTCCGATGGTGTTTTCCAATGGGAAAAAGAAGCATTACTTTTGTTAGATGATCTAATCTTAGAAATCACCAATTGA
- a CDS encoding CBS domain-containing protein yields the protein MSVKEILKDKASSVLSIEEDRNVLEATQMMVGAKVGSLIVTFQGKLVGIFTERDLMRVVAKDHANLDKIKLKDVMTTQLTVAGPDEDVDDILNNMITKRFRHMPVLDGDKIIGLISIGDAVKTKLNKTQAEMHILREYMYGPH from the coding sequence ATGTCCGTAAAAGAAATCCTCAAAGACAAAGCCTCCTCCGTTCTTTCCATCGAAGAAGATAGAAATGTATTGGAAGCCACTCAGATGATGGTGGGTGCCAAAGTGGGATCACTCATTGTGACCTTCCAAGGAAAACTTGTTGGTATCTTTACAGAGAGAGACCTAATGCGTGTGGTTGCGAAAGACCATGCCAATTTGGATAAAATCAAATTAAAAGATGTAATGACCACTCAACTCACGGTTGCAGGTCCCGACGAAGACGTGGATGATATTTTAAACAATATGATCACAAAACGATTCCGCCATATGCCAGTCCTTGACGGGGACAAAATTATAGGACTCATTTCCATTGGAGATGCGGTCAAAACCAAACTAAATAAAACACAAGCCGAGATGCATATCCTCAGAGAGTATATGTATGGACCACATTAA
- a CDS encoding ribonuclease H-like domain-containing protein, with translation MYGSHLRQSLQLFPGIGEKKEKQLFGVGVYDWPSLIQFQKTTNDPLLPSVSILEERLEQLEMEFQEANFTFFTSELPSLEYWRLWQNFPERFCFLDIETTGISESSVTTVVSLFQNETIRTFERGKDLEFLFDSIFPEDIIVTYNGRRFDIPFLEREFHFRVKNPQLDLMNLLHSIGIKGGLKKSEIQLGLVRPEAIAGMDGREAPLLWYSYQQTNNTEALDKLIAYNREDTKNLKIVLEKTIDLLTENRLF, from the coding sequence ATGTACGGATCTCATTTAAGACAAAGCCTCCAACTGTTTCCAGGCATTGGAGAAAAAAAAGAAAAACAATTGTTTGGTGTTGGTGTGTATGATTGGCCTTCTCTCATCCAATTCCAAAAAACAACAAACGATCCACTTTTACCCTCAGTTTCCATTTTAGAAGAACGTTTGGAACAATTGGAAATGGAATTTCAAGAAGCTAATTTTACATTTTTTACAAGTGAACTTCCAAGCCTTGAGTATTGGAGGTTATGGCAAAACTTTCCGGAACGATTTTGTTTTTTAGACATTGAGACCACAGGGATATCGGAATCTTCTGTGACAACAGTTGTGAGTTTGTTTCAAAATGAAACCATTCGTACTTTTGAACGAGGAAAAGACCTAGAGTTTTTATTTGATTCTATTTTTCCTGAAGACATCATCGTTACTTATAATGGCAGGCGATTTGATATTCCCTTTTTAGAAAGAGAATTCCACTTCCGTGTGAAAAATCCGCAACTAGATCTAATGAACCTCTTACATTCCATTGGGATCAAAGGAGGATTAAAAAAATCAGAAATCCAACTAGGCCTTGTGCGACCCGAAGCCATTGCTGGCATGGATGGAAGGGAAGCACCTCTCCTTTGGTATTCCTACCAACAAACAAACAACACAGAAGCACTTGATAAGTTAATTGCGTATAACAGAGAAGATACGAAAAATCTTAAAATTGTGTTAGAGAAAACAATTGATTTGTTAACAGAAAACCGATTGTTTTAA
- a CDS encoding pyridoxal phosphate-dependent aminotransferase has protein sequence MEPREFFIEDRLERFRLTAFCNLGESGLSHFTMEEMLSLAGLHWKDLSPIPMYDAPNQGSYELREAIANLYPGVSPEEVLVTTGTGEALYLTFQLLVKPSESLALVWPAFQALYEIPKMLGAKIISIPYTNAFSASTWEGVDADLYLINHPHNPSGRTFDTSEWDSLLTILRRKRKTVVFDEHYRFLPKGGGMGKTGVDPKQSFYGTGSFTKCFGVTGLRVGWLIADKAFIKRARSFKDYLTHTVNPISERIALGLLKEKETFLPKIQSRVQNNIDHFTSVWRNLPKVGSFSPPEGGLVGWLQIQNGIRSEDYADKLFGRTGVFVLPGSNFEMEGFLRIGFGAKEDVFLEGLKRWKSCTDLI, from the coding sequence TTGGAACCAAGAGAATTTTTCATAGAAGATCGACTGGAACGATTCCGTCTGACCGCATTTTGTAATTTAGGGGAAAGTGGACTGTCCCACTTTACGATGGAGGAAATGCTTTCCTTGGCAGGTCTTCATTGGAAAGATCTTTCCCCAATTCCGATGTATGATGCACCAAACCAAGGCTCATACGAACTCCGTGAGGCAATCGCGAATTTGTATCCAGGTGTTTCTCCAGAAGAGGTGCTTGTGACAACGGGAACGGGGGAGGCCTTGTACCTTACCTTCCAACTTTTGGTGAAACCAAGTGAGTCCCTTGCTTTGGTTTGGCCAGCCTTCCAAGCCTTGTATGAAATCCCAAAAATGTTAGGAGCAAAGATCATCTCAATCCCATATACAAATGCATTTTCCGCATCCACTTGGGAAGGTGTCGATGCTGATCTCTATTTGATCAACCACCCTCATAATCCGTCAGGTAGAACATTTGACACGAGTGAGTGGGACTCACTCCTTACTATCTTACGAAGAAAAAGGAAAACCGTAGTCTTCGATGAACACTACCGATTTTTGCCTAAAGGTGGCGGAATGGGGAAAACAGGAGTGGATCCCAAACAGAGTTTTTATGGGACGGGTTCCTTTACGAAATGCTTTGGTGTAACAGGGCTTAGGGTAGGGTGGCTCATCGCTGACAAAGCGTTCATCAAACGTGCCAGGTCTTTTAAAGATTATTTGACCCATACGGTAAACCCCATTTCTGAACGAATTGCACTTGGACTTCTAAAGGAAAAAGAAACATTCCTCCCAAAGATTCAATCGCGTGTACAAAATAATATAGACCATTTTACTTCTGTTTGGCGGAACTTGCCGAAGGTAGGATCATTTTCCCCGCCAGAAGGTGGTCTTGTCGGGTGGTTACAAATCCAAAATGGCATCAGATCTGAGGACTATGCAGACAAACTGTTTGGTCGCACAGGTGTATTTGTTTTACCTGGATCCAATTTTGAAATGGAAGGTTTCCTTCGGATTGGATTTGGTGCTAAGGAAGATGTGTTTTTAGAAGGACTGAAACGGTGGAAATCATGTACGGATCTCATTTAA
- a CDS encoding phospho-sugar mutase produces the protein MLKPEDNILSWTKSPFSTEIQSEAKKAYEDWQKGITSELVDSYAHPLSFGTGGIRGKIGNGIGKMNLYTVGRAALGFLSYLRDTKEKPSIVIAYDSRRLSKEFAELSAGIGATLGVTVHLFPKVTPTPLLSYAIRYYKASGGIVITASHNPPEYNGFKAYLSDGGQLVPPDDALIIKRIGEIEDWTSIPMLSKTDKVYKKYVKSVGTDCFKSYLKDLKNAKIQSKAKPKTRNNLKIVYSPLHGTGGEYMKEMLSYFGYKSVFLVPEQKKPDGEFPTVKYPNPEEKEALALCEFHAKKKKAEVFIATDPDADRLGVGVRKSDGEYEYLNGNQIGSIMAAYLCEQKKAKGKVYHLVKTIVTTDLQEAIAKKNGIKIKNVLTGFKYIAEEMKQIETKKNNLFLFGGEESYGYLPVPFVRDKDSLSSALLFVEILAEKGDLLSYLTEIYLKYGLYRESLYSLTLEGSSGQTKIKESIEALRKENLIGKMIGGRKVVGVLDYETQTASGKSKTSVFKGMPKSNVIQVELEGNAKLTIRPSGTEPKVKVYSSFASQKKPKKTSEIPSLWESLGSEISLAETEFLKLAGLL, from the coding sequence ATGTTGAAACCAGAAGACAATATCCTATCTTGGACGAAATCACCTTTTTCTACAGAAATCCAATCCGAAGCCAAAAAGGCATACGAAGATTGGCAAAAAGGAATCACCTCGGAACTCGTCGATTCATATGCACACCCTCTCAGTTTTGGTACAGGGGGGATCCGAGGGAAAATCGGAAATGGAATTGGCAAAATGAACCTATATACAGTGGGTCGTGCTGCTCTTGGTTTTCTTAGTTACTTACGAGACACAAAAGAAAAACCATCCATTGTCATCGCGTATGATTCCAGAAGGTTATCAAAAGAATTCGCGGAACTTTCAGCAGGCATTGGTGCTACCCTTGGAGTAACCGTTCATTTATTTCCGAAGGTAACACCTACCCCACTATTATCTTATGCCATTCGTTATTACAAAGCAAGTGGTGGAATTGTCATCACTGCTTCTCATAACCCACCAGAATACAATGGGTTCAAAGCTTATCTTTCCGATGGAGGTCAACTTGTCCCACCAGACGATGCCCTCATCATCAAACGAATTGGTGAGATTGAAGATTGGACTTCCATCCCTATGCTTTCAAAAACAGACAAAGTTTATAAAAAATATGTGAAGTCTGTAGGAACGGATTGTTTTAAAAGTTACTTAAAAGATTTAAAAAACGCGAAAATCCAATCCAAAGCTAAACCAAAAACTCGCAACAATTTAAAAATCGTATACTCTCCGTTACACGGGACTGGTGGAGAGTATATGAAAGAGATGTTATCCTATTTTGGATACAAATCTGTATTTTTAGTGCCAGAACAAAAAAAACCAGATGGTGAGTTTCCAACTGTCAAATACCCAAACCCGGAAGAAAAGGAAGCCCTCGCCTTATGTGAGTTTCACGCTAAAAAGAAAAAAGCGGAAGTGTTCATTGCCACAGACCCAGACGCTGACAGATTAGGTGTCGGTGTTCGAAAGTCCGATGGGGAATATGAATATCTGAATGGAAACCAAATTGGTTCCATCATGGCAGCTTACCTTTGTGAACAAAAAAAAGCAAAAGGCAAAGTATACCACTTAGTGAAAACCATTGTCACAACCGACTTACAAGAAGCCATTGCCAAAAAAAATGGAATCAAAATCAAAAATGTCCTCACTGGATTCAAATACATCGCAGAAGAAATGAAACAAATTGAAACAAAGAAAAACAATTTGTTTCTATTCGGTGGAGAAGAATCGTATGGATACCTTCCCGTACCATTTGTTCGCGACAAAGACTCCCTTTCCAGTGCACTTTTGTTTGTAGAGATCCTCGCAGAAAAAGGAGACCTACTCAGTTACCTGACAGAAATTTATTTGAAGTATGGACTTTACCGCGAAAGTTTATATTCACTAACATTAGAAGGTAGTTCGGGACAAACCAAAATCAAAGAATCCATTGAGGCCTTACGAAAAGAAAACCTCATTGGAAAAATGATTGGAGGAAGAAAGGTTGTGGGTGTCTTAGACTATGAAACACAAACTGCTTCTGGCAAAAGTAAAACCTCTGTATTCAAAGGGATGCCAAAGTCCAATGTGATCCAAGTAGAACTGGAAGGAAATGCAAAACTTACCATCCGTCCTTCGGGAACAGAACCAAAGGTAAAAGTATATTCTTCTTTTGCTTCCCAGAAAAAACCGAAAAAAACATCCGAGATCCCATCCCTATGGGAATCACTTGGATCTGAAATTTCACTCGCTGAAACCGAATTTTTAAAACTAGCAGGCCTATTATGA
- a CDS encoding aspartate aminotransferase family protein, producing the protein MSSETKTKFESIKTLSDKYLLNTYNRYPVAFQYGVGEMLFDQDNKGYIDFLAGIAVSNLGHGEADLIEAIRNQMDKIFHSSNLYYSEEQAKLAEVIIENSIPGKVFLCNSGTEANEAAFKLMRRHGVNQNIDKPVILALQSSFHGRTLSAMSMTGNESVRNGFGELAADIHFVEANNEDSLIQAFEQYGGSIAGIIMELIIGEGGVIPLSQSFVNLARKLTEETNSLLVFDEIQTGMGRTGKMFCFEHYGMYPDAFTLAKALGSGFPMGALVVSKEYESVLEKGMHGSTFGGNHLACVAAYETFKIILSRNLLDHVSTISEQMFLRLKQMMESTGKIKEVRGRGLHIGVELFAESRPVVEECLKRGLVVNSTAGKVIRIIPPLILSIEKATEGLDILESVLKEMK; encoded by the coding sequence ATGAGTTCCGAAACCAAAACCAAATTTGAAAGTATCAAAACACTTTCTGATAAATACCTTCTCAATACCTACAACAGATACCCTGTTGCCTTTCAATATGGTGTTGGAGAAATGCTCTTTGACCAAGATAACAAAGGTTATATCGACTTTTTAGCTGGAATTGCTGTTTCCAATTTAGGTCATGGAGAAGCAGATCTTATTGAAGCCATCCGAAACCAAATGGATAAAATATTCCATTCGTCAAACTTGTATTATTCGGAAGAACAGGCAAAACTTGCGGAAGTCATCATTGAAAATAGTATCCCTGGAAAAGTGTTTTTATGCAATTCAGGAACTGAGGCAAACGAGGCTGCTTTCAAACTCATGCGTCGCCATGGGGTAAACCAAAACATAGACAAACCAGTCATTTTAGCCCTTCAATCTAGTTTTCACGGAAGAACTTTGTCTGCTATGTCCATGACGGGAAATGAATCGGTTCGAAATGGTTTTGGAGAACTCGCAGCTGACATTCATTTTGTGGAAGCCAATAACGAAGATTCCCTAATACAAGCATTTGAACAATACGGTGGATCCATTGCCGGGATCATCATGGAACTCATCATCGGTGAAGGTGGTGTAATCCCACTTTCCCAGTCGTTTGTAAACCTTGCTCGTAAACTAACTGAAGAAACCAATTCTCTACTAGTTTTTGATGAAATCCAAACAGGCATGGGTCGAACAGGAAAGATGTTTTGTTTTGAACATTACGGAATGTATCCAGATGCATTTACTCTCGCAAAAGCTCTTGGATCAGGATTTCCAATGGGTGCACTTGTTGTTTCGAAAGAATATGAATCTGTTTTGGAAAAAGGGATGCATGGTTCTACTTTCGGTGGAAACCACCTAGCTTGTGTAGCAGCATATGAAACATTTAAGATCATCCTATCACGTAATTTACTCGATCATGTCTCCACCATCTCGGAACAAATGTTCCTTCGTTTAAAACAAATGATGGAGTCCACAGGTAAAATCAAAGAAGTTCGTGGTAGAGGCCTTCATATTGGTGTAGAACTTTTTGCAGAATCAAGACCCGTTGTAGAAGAATGTTTAAAACGTGGCCTTGTGGTCAATAGCACAGCAGGAAAAGTCATTCGTATAATCCCTCCTCTCATCTTAAGCATAGAAAAAGCGACAGAAGGGTTGGATATTTTAGAATCAGTTTTAAAGGAAATGAAATGA
- the leuB gene encoding 3-isopropylmalate dehydrogenase, with protein MKKVAVLAGDGIGPEVMEVALQVVGKALGNKASDFSFEHALVGGAAIDATGFPLPEETLKLCESSSAIFFGSVGGPKWEGLPPDRQPERGALLPLRKHFDLFANLRPAIIYPELKKASPIRGDIIGDGLDILILRELTSGIYFGKPKGREGSGPEEFAYDTMRYSRREIERIARTAFEAAKKRNKKVTSIDKANVLTTSVLWREVVVELHKKEFSDCVLEHLYVDNAAMQLIVKPKQFDVMLCENMFGDILSDEASIITGSIGMLPSASLSESGFGLYEPSGGSAPDIAGKGIANPIAQILSGALMLRYSFSLEKEAVAIENAIRTVLKKGLRTRDIAEEGTTVLGTKEIGVEIEKALG; from the coding sequence ATGAAAAAAGTAGCAGTACTTGCCGGTGATGGAATCGGCCCAGAAGTAATGGAAGTGGCCCTACAAGTGGTAGGGAAAGCATTAGGAAACAAAGCAAGTGATTTTAGCTTTGAACACGCATTAGTTGGTGGAGCAGCGATTGATGCCACTGGATTTCCGCTACCGGAAGAAACTTTAAAACTTTGTGAATCATCCAGTGCTATTTTTTTTGGATCAGTAGGTGGACCAAAATGGGAAGGCCTTCCTCCCGACAGACAACCAGAACGTGGTGCCCTACTCCCACTTCGCAAACATTTTGATTTGTTTGCAAACCTTCGGCCTGCGATCATTTACCCAGAGCTAAAAAAAGCAAGTCCCATCCGAGGAGACATCATCGGTGATGGTCTCGACATACTTATCTTACGCGAGTTAACTTCTGGAATCTATTTTGGAAAACCAAAAGGCCGAGAAGGAAGTGGGCCTGAAGAATTTGCTTATGACACCATGCGTTATTCCAGAAGAGAAATTGAACGTATTGCACGCACCGCATTCGAAGCAGCAAAAAAACGAAATAAAAAAGTCACAAGCATTGATAAAGCAAACGTTCTCACCACTTCCGTATTGTGGAGAGAAGTTGTGGTGGAACTTCATAAAAAAGAATTCTCCGACTGTGTTTTGGAACACCTTTACGTGGACAACGCAGCCATGCAACTTATCGTCAAACCGAAACAATTTGATGTGATGCTTTGTGAGAATATGTTTGGAGATATCCTTTCTGACGAAGCCTCCATCATCACAGGTTCCATTGGTATGTTACCGTCTGCTTCCCTATCAGAATCTGGGTTTGGACTCTATGAACCATCGGGTGGGTCTGCACCTGATATCGCAGGGAAAGGAATCGCCAATCCGATTGCTCAAATTCTTTCTGGGGCTCTGATGTTACGATATTCTTTCTCTCTGGAAAAAGAAGCTGTGGCGATCGAAAACGCCATCCGCACAGTGCTCAAAAAAGGGCTTCGCACACGAGACATCGCCGAGGAAGGAACAACAGTCCTTGGAACGAAAGAAATTGGTGTTGAAATCGAAAAGGCACTTGGATAA
- a CDS encoding response regulator, whose product MQAGIGPTGRPYQILIAENSKFQSKQLQQILESEGFKIIGIAETGKELLKMYKENRQQIDLVTIEIFLPEVDGYAAFWDMKEMGVLPRILFISEENTPSVIKALLENGAMDYIVKPIKREKILEKIKETLIKIPKV is encoded by the coding sequence ATGCAAGCAGGCATAGGACCGACAGGCAGACCATATCAGATTCTCATTGCTGAGAATTCCAAATTCCAGTCGAAACAACTCCAACAGATTTTGGAATCGGAAGGTTTCAAAATCATAGGAATTGCTGAAACGGGAAAAGAACTTTTGAAGATGTACAAGGAAAATCGCCAACAAATAGACCTTGTCACTATTGAAATCTTTTTACCTGAAGTAGATGGTTATGCTGCATTTTGGGATATGAAAGAGATGGGAGTATTACCGAGGATTCTTTTTATCTCGGAAGAAAATACTCCATCTGTCATCAAAGCGTTATTAGAAAACGGTGCGATGGACTATATTGTAAAACCCATCAAAAGAGAAAAAATCTTAGAAAAAATCAAAGAAACTCTGATTAAGATTCCCAAAGTATAA
- a CDS encoding polyphenol oxidase family protein: MKQSVLVPYGKITYGVFGKEELSNTIQGNQVFPKSAKDWLTYTREVFSESYPKPMYQIHSLGQVHGDQIEKFPSETNHIPNIEMKDGDGLFSFQKNQVLVVRTADCVPVFLYSTKRPFVSVLHSGWKGTQLGITEKMIEKLISEGYSLEELSLELGPYIQRNHYEVGEDVAVFFTELGNEVCMPIGGGKFLLDVGLSITKRVEQRFGENIRIVNRHTDVFQSPLYFSHRTKEEGRNLNFILWES; the protein is encoded by the coding sequence ATGAAACAATCAGTATTGGTTCCGTATGGAAAGATTACCTATGGCGTATTTGGGAAAGAGGAACTCTCAAATACGATTCAAGGAAACCAAGTGTTTCCAAAATCAGCCAAGGATTGGCTCACATATACAAGGGAGGTTTTTTCTGAATCCTATCCTAAGCCAATGTATCAGATCCATAGTTTAGGACAAGTTCATGGTGATCAGATTGAAAAGTTTCCGTCTGAAACAAATCACATACCAAACATTGAAATGAAAGATGGAGACGGACTTTTTTCCTTTCAAAAAAACCAAGTTCTTGTGGTGCGAACTGCTGATTGTGTGCCCGTATTCCTTTATTCCACGAAACGACCGTTTGTTTCTGTACTGCATTCAGGTTGGAAAGGTACACAATTAGGAATCACTGAAAAAATGATCGAAAAACTCATCAGTGAAGGTTATTCACTTGAGGAATTATCTCTCGAACTTGGGCCTTATATCCAAAGAAATCATTATGAAGTGGGAGAAGATGTAGCAGTTTTTTTCACCGAATTAGGAAATGAAGTTTGTATGCCTATTGGTGGTGGTAAGTTTCTTTTGGATGTGGGACTTTCGATTACAAAGAGAGTGGAACAGCGATTTGGTGAGAACATTCGAATTGTCAATCGGCATACAGATGTTTTCCAAAGCCCTCTTTACTTTAGTCATAGGACCAAAGAAGAGGGTCGGAATTTGAATTTTATACTTTGGGAATCTTAA